Proteins from a genomic interval of Lactococcus protaetiae:
- a CDS encoding gluconate:H+ symporter: MLDLLVLLVGVLILLLMIIKFKINTFVSLIVVSVLVGLGLGMPLGQIPVSIQNGIGGSLGELAIVFGFGAMLGRLIADAGGAYRISKTLINSFGKKRIQWAIMVASFIIGIALFFEVGMVLLIPIVFAVALEASVPLIYLGIPMAAGLSVTHGFLPPHPAPIAIAGALGANPGTVLLYGIIAAIPTVIIAGPVFTKIARKWVPEAFVVKKKLSTFGEIKEWKLEETPGFGISILTALMPVILMAISTIYSIVTNQGKPFSAVTTSALKAGKVVTTTTYPSSFIENIMMFIGNPVSAMIISLLFAMITMGWMQHKKNSEIAVSIVDSVKSIAMLLLVIGGGAALKQILIDGGISSQIAEMFKDSSLSPLLLAWIITVILRIALGSATVAALTAAGLVQPMLASASPNMAALMVLAIGAGSIAASHVNDAGFWMFKEYFDLDVKQTLKTWTVLETIIAVVGLGMVMLMSIWIH; encoded by the coding sequence ATGCTTGATTTACTTGTTCTTTTAGTTGGAGTATTGATTCTTTTATTGATGATTATCAAGTTTAAGATTAATACCTTCGTTTCACTCATTGTCGTTTCCGTCTTGGTGGGTCTCGGATTAGGAATGCCTCTGGGACAAATTCCTGTATCGATCCAAAATGGAATAGGTGGTTCGCTCGGGGAATTGGCGATTGTATTCGGATTTGGAGCAATGCTAGGACGTTTAATCGCCGATGCTGGTGGTGCCTATCGTATTTCAAAGACATTAATTAACAGTTTTGGCAAAAAAAGAATTCAATGGGCGATTATGGTTGCCAGCTTTATCATTGGTATTGCGCTCTTCTTCGAAGTTGGTATGGTTCTTCTGATTCCTATTGTATTTGCGGTTGCTTTAGAAGCATCAGTTCCACTGATTTATCTTGGTATTCCAATGGCAGCAGGTCTCTCTGTTACTCATGGATTTTTGCCACCTCACCCAGCACCAATCGCCATTGCAGGTGCGTTAGGAGCCAATCCAGGAACAGTCTTACTTTATGGAATTATTGCCGCTATTCCTACAGTCATTATCGCAGGTCCCGTTTTTACCAAGATTGCTCGCAAATGGGTTCCAGAAGCATTTGTAGTAAAAAAGAAACTATCAACTTTTGGAGAGATAAAAGAATGGAAATTGGAAGAAACGCCAGGATTTGGAATATCAATCTTAACTGCACTCATGCCAGTTATACTAATGGCAATCAGCACAATCTATTCTATTGTCACTAATCAAGGGAAGCCATTCTCAGCAGTAACCACAAGTGCTCTGAAAGCGGGCAAAGTAGTAACAACAACGACTTATCCGTCTAGTTTCATCGAAAATATCATGATGTTCATCGGTAATCCAGTTTCTGCCATGATTATTTCGCTACTCTTTGCTATGATTACGATGGGATGGATGCAACATAAGAAAAATTCCGAAATAGCTGTTTCCATTGTTGACTCTGTAAAATCAATCGCAATGCTTTTACTTGTTATTGGTGGTGGAGCCGCGCTTAAACAAATTCTGATTGATGGTGGTATCTCATCTCAAATTGCCGAAATGTTCAAAGATTCGTCACTTTCTCCGCTTCTTTTAGCATGGATTATCACAGTTATTTTACGTATCGCGCTGGGTTCGGCTACAGTTGCGGCATTAACGGCAGCAGGATTAGTACAACCAATGCTTGCTTCTGCATCGCCAAATATGGCAGCTTTGATGGTGCTTGCTATTGGGGCAGGTTCAATCGCAGCTTCACACGTGAACGATGCAGGATTTTGGATGTTCAAAGAGTACTTTGATTTAGATGTGAAACAAACACTCAAGACATGGACGGTTCTGGAGACGATTATTGCAGTTGTTGGTTTGGGAATGGTAATGTTGATGAGTATATGGATTCACTAA
- the gntK gene encoding gluconokinase, translated as MQYLIGVDLGTTATKAVLFEKSGKIIASSSQAYTLYRDASGMAEEALEDIFEAVLVTIREVSINLEEADELLAVSFSTQMHSLIAFDKDWKPLSRVMTWADTRAVKYTEQLKVSSKGFEIYKRTGTPLHPMAPLSKLLWLRAERPEIYEQASHYLELKGYIFYRLFGTNKIDLSTASGTGMFNIFELKWDEEALQMTGVNQNQLPQVVEPYEIEENMPHEFAKKMGIQSNTKFVWGAADGPLSNLGVNAIKPGVAAITIGTSGAIRVVTDRPRTDEKGRTFTYALDKNHWVVGGPVNSGGDVFRWARDQIFDGKLSFDEVTELASKISPGANGLLFHPYLGGERAPLWDANARGSFFGLNYGHNRSHMVRSVLEGVMFNLYMVALSLVEVVGDLNMIQATGGFTASPLWTQILADIFEQPINVPESREAGCLAAVVMAEKALGLIDSLSVVDDMVGSNQTYQPNSETFEIYREITPIFIRLSRSLSSEYENISNFQRQFEENK; from the coding sequence ATGCAATATCTGATTGGCGTAGACTTAGGAACCACAGCCACTAAAGCAGTACTTTTTGAAAAAAGTGGAAAAATTATTGCAAGTAGTAGTCAGGCATATACGCTTTATCGTGATGCAAGTGGCATGGCAGAAGAAGCCTTAGAAGATATCTTTGAAGCTGTATTGGTCACAATTCGTGAAGTATCTATTAATCTTGAGGAGGCAGATGAGCTTTTGGCCGTTTCCTTTAGTACCCAAATGCATTCGCTCATTGCATTTGATAAAGATTGGAAACCACTTAGTCGGGTGATGACCTGGGCAGACACTAGAGCGGTTAAATACACAGAACAGCTTAAAGTGTCAAGTAAGGGATTTGAAATTTATAAACGAACAGGCACCCCTCTTCACCCTATGGCGCCTCTATCAAAATTACTATGGCTTCGTGCGGAGCGACCAGAGATTTATGAACAAGCTAGTCACTATCTAGAGCTCAAAGGATATATTTTCTACCGACTATTTGGTACCAATAAAATTGACCTTTCAACAGCTTCAGGTACAGGAATGTTCAATATTTTTGAACTTAAATGGGATGAAGAAGCACTACAAATGACAGGAGTAAATCAAAACCAACTTCCTCAAGTCGTAGAGCCCTATGAGATTGAAGAAAATATGCCTCACGAATTTGCCAAAAAAATGGGAATTCAATCCAATACAAAATTTGTTTGGGGCGCAGCAGATGGTCCTCTGTCAAATCTAGGAGTAAATGCCATTAAACCGGGTGTTGCAGCGATAACTATAGGAACATCTGGAGCTATTCGTGTTGTGACCGATCGACCACGTACAGATGAGAAAGGTCGTACCTTTACTTATGCCTTAGACAAAAATCATTGGGTTGTGGGTGGACCAGTAAATTCAGGAGGAGATGTTTTTCGTTGGGCGCGTGACCAAATTTTTGACGGTAAGCTAAGTTTTGACGAAGTGACAGAACTCGCATCAAAAATCTCTCCTGGTGCCAACGGTCTTCTTTTCCATCCCTATCTAGGAGGAGAGCGAGCGCCGCTATGGGATGCAAATGCTAGAGGGTCGTTCTTTGGTTTGAACTATGGTCATAATCGAAGTCATATGGTTCGAAGCGTTCTTGAAGGTGTGATGTTTAATCTTTACATGGTGGCTTTGAGTTTAGTAGAAGTTGTGGGAGATTTAAATATGATTCAAGCAACGGGGGGATTTACAGCTTCTCCGCTATGGACTCAAATTCTTGCAGATATTTTTGAACAGCCTATCAATGTTCCTGAAAGTCGAGAGGCAGGGTGTTTAGCTGCGGTTGTTATGGCAGAAAAGGCACTTGGTTTGATTGATAGCCTAAGCGTTGTTGATGATATGGTAGGGAGCAATCAAACTTATCAACCAAACTCAGAAACTTTTGAGATTTATCGTGAGATTACACCTATCTTTATTCGATTATCCCGTTCTCTTTCATCTGAGTATGAAAATATTTCAAATTTTCAGAGACAGTTTGAAGAAAACAAATGA
- the gnd gene encoding phosphogluconate dehydrogenase (NAD(+)-dependent, decarboxylating), with protein sequence MKFAMIGLGKMGMNLVKNAVDHDIEVVAYDLERSAVEEIQQYSGKVTGAFDIDDLLTKLSSVEQAHSPSTDPVASVSRDELTASPKIIWVMVPAGHPTNSTIEQLTEKLSVGDIIIDGGNSNYKDNLLQNKILAEKGIRFFDAGTSGGMEGARQGGNFMIGGDDKVAWQVIEPIFQAIAQENGYLYTGQLGSGHYLKMIHNGIEYGMMQAIAEGFEILEASPFDYDYEAVAKLWNHGSVIRSWLMELAEEQFAKDPKLDEIIGRVQSSGEGKWTIEESLDLRVPAPVIALSLMMRNRSLQDDTMTGKVVAALRNGFGGHDVERK encoded by the coding sequence ATGAAATTTGCAATGATTGGTCTAGGAAAAATGGGAATGAATCTTGTTAAAAATGCAGTGGACCATGATATTGAAGTTGTTGCTTATGACCTAGAACGCTCGGCTGTTGAGGAAATTCAACAATATTCAGGCAAGGTAACTGGAGCTTTTGATATAGATGATTTACTGACAAAATTGTCATCAGTAGAACAGGCTCATTCTCCATCTACTGATCCAGTAGCTTCTGTGAGTCGTGATGAACTGACAGCATCTCCTAAAATTATCTGGGTGATGGTTCCAGCTGGACATCCGACAAACTCCACGATTGAGCAACTGACAGAAAAGCTGTCAGTAGGAGACATCATCATTGATGGTGGAAATTCCAACTATAAAGATAATCTGCTACAAAATAAAATTCTGGCGGAAAAGGGCATTAGATTTTTTGATGCTGGGACATCAGGTGGCATGGAAGGTGCACGTCAAGGAGGTAACTTCATGATTGGCGGTGATGATAAAGTGGCGTGGCAGGTGATTGAGCCAATTTTCCAAGCTATCGCTCAAGAAAATGGATATCTTTATACAGGGCAGCTTGGTAGTGGTCATTATCTGAAAATGATTCATAATGGTATTGAATATGGGATGATGCAGGCCATTGCTGAAGGCTTTGAAATTCTTGAAGCATCTCCTTTTGACTACGACTACGAAGCTGTTGCTAAATTATGGAATCATGGCTCGGTCATTCGCAGTTGGCTCATGGAACTTGCTGAAGAACAGTTTGCAAAAGACCCAAAACTTGATGAAATTATTGGACGCGTTCAATCTTCTGGTGAAGGGAAATGGACCATCGAAGAAAGTTTAGATTTAAGAGTTCCAGCACCAGTTATCGCTTTATCACTCATGATGCGTAATCGCTCACTGCAAGATGATACAATGACAGGAAAAGTTGTCGCTGCATTGCGTAACGGTTTCGGTGGGCATGATGTTGAGAGAAAATAA
- a CDS encoding DUF960 domain-containing protein has translation MAFSNTRRRYASFDTVASIPGEVIDAFWYIIDHHLKGVFPMEPVINFDLVNSHNLLSIRFSQDNSPTVVVIDFDYPFDAAWPREYRAVDNMGRETIMTAREM, from the coding sequence ATGGCATTTTCCAACACTCGACGTCGCTATGCTAGTTTTGATACCGTTGCGTCTATTCCCGGAGAAGTTATTGATGCTTTTTGGTACATTATTGACCACCACCTCAAAGGCGTTTTTCCCATGGAACCTGTGATTAACTTTGATTTAGTTAATTCTCATAATTTGCTTTCTATTCGCTTTTCTCAAGACAACAGCCCGACTGTTGTAGTCATTGATTTTGATTACCCTTTTGATGCTGCTTGGCCTCGCGAATATCGCGCTGTTGACAATATGGGACGCGAAACAATCATGACCGCCAGAGAGATGTAA
- a CDS encoding metallophosphoesterase gives MVELTIGALLLALLLYGIFIEPHLMKVRHVEIGQQQGVKVAHFTDTHFTWHTTPQRFKKFARNMESENPDVIVFSGDLFDKVLWAKRQNWDELILMLSSLTAPLGKFAVLGNHDFDDKNSSVFVEEILEKSGFTILKNSSVLTKKLSVSGVDDWREGKPDFELLPAMEAFSVLVVHEPDTILDMKTLNHFDLVLSGHSHGGQIRLGNWRLRNKGSSCADSGMYQLNDKTKLYVNCGIGLTFLPIRFGVPPEIVYYEL, from the coding sequence ATGGTTGAATTGACGATTGGAGCATTACTCTTAGCTCTGCTGCTTTATGGAATTTTTATAGAGCCTCACCTGATGAAAGTGAGACATGTAGAAATTGGTCAGCAACAGGGTGTAAAAGTTGCTCATTTTACAGATACACATTTTACTTGGCACACAACGCCTCAACGTTTTAAAAAGTTTGCAAGAAATATGGAAAGTGAAAATCCAGACGTCATTGTTTTTTCTGGAGATTTATTTGATAAGGTTCTTTGGGCAAAGCGTCAGAATTGGGATGAATTAATTCTAATGTTGTCATCACTGACGGCGCCATTAGGTAAGTTCGCGGTGCTTGGGAATCACGATTTTGATGATAAAAATTCTTCGGTTTTTGTTGAAGAAATATTGGAAAAATCAGGTTTTACGATTTTAAAAAATTCGTCAGTACTGACGAAAAAACTGTCAGTGTCTGGTGTTGATGATTGGCGAGAAGGAAAACCAGATTTTGAACTTTTACCAGCGATGGAGGCATTTTCGGTACTTGTGGTTCACGAGCCAGATACGATTTTAGATATGAAGACATTGAATCATTTTGATTTGGTTTTATCTGGGCATAGTCATGGTGGGCAGATTCGTTTGGGAAATTGGCGCTTGCGAAATAAAGGTTCGAGTTGTGCAGATAGCGGAATGTATCAGCTCAATGATAAGACAAAGCTGTATGTGAATTGTGGTATCGGTCTGACTTTTTTGCCGATTCGTTTCGGTGTTCCGCCAGAAATCGTGTATTATGAATTATAA
- the rpsR gene encoding 30S ribosomal protein S18, which translates to MAQQRRGGFKRRKKVDFIAANKIEVVDYKDTELLKRFISERGKILPRRVTGTSAKNQRKVVTAIKRARVMALLPFVASDEN; encoded by the coding sequence ATGGCACAACAACGTCGTGGCGGCTTCAAACGCCGTAAAAAAGTTGACTTCATCGCTGCTAATAAAATCGAAGTCGTTGACTACAAAGATACAGAACTTTTGAAACGTTTTATCTCAGAACGTGGAAAAATCTTGCCACGTCGCGTGACTGGTACATCAGCTAAAAACCAACGTAAAGTGGTTACAGCAATCAAACGCGCGCGCGTAATGGCTTTGCTTCCATTCGTAGCTTCTGACGAAAACTAA
- a CDS encoding single-stranded DNA-binding protein yields MINNVVLVGRITRDPELRYTPQNQAVATFSLAVNRQFKNANGEREADFINCVIWRQQAENLANWAKKGALIGITGRIQTRNYENQQGQRVYVTEVVADNFQMLESRSAREGMGGGAATGSYSAPSQSANNSRPQTNNNTTPNFGRDADPFGSSPMEISDDDLPF; encoded by the coding sequence ATGATTAATAATGTTGTATTAGTAGGACGCATTACCCGCGATCCTGAACTTCGTTATACCCCACAAAATCAGGCTGTTGCTACTTTTTCATTGGCGGTTAACCGCCAATTTAAAAATGCTAATGGTGAGCGTGAAGCCGATTTTATTAATTGCGTCATTTGGCGTCAACAAGCTGAAAACTTGGCGAATTGGGCTAAAAAAGGAGCTTTGATCGGTATTACTGGTCGTATCCAAACGCGTAATTATGAAAATCAACAGGGTCAACGTGTTTACGTGACTGAGGTTGTGGCTGATAATTTCCAGATGTTGGAAAGTCGTTCTGCTCGTGAAGGTATGGGTGGTGGAGCAGCTACTGGTTCATACTCTGCACCAAGTCAGTCTGCAAATAATTCACGTCCTCAAACGAACAATAATACAACACCGAATTTTGGTCGTGATGCTGACCCATTTGGTAGCTCGCCGATGGAAATTTCGGATGATGATCTTCCATTCTAA
- the rpsF gene encoding 30S ribosomal protein S6 → MTKYEILYIIRPNIDEEAKAALVERFDAILTDNGAVNLESKDWEKRKLAYEINDFREGLYHIATFEAETTSEALSEFDRLAKINLDILRHMIVKVEA, encoded by the coding sequence ATGACTAAATACGAAATTCTTTACATTATTCGTCCAAACATTGATGAAGAAGCAAAGGCTGCCCTTGTTGAACGTTTCGATGCTATCTTGACTGACAACGGTGCTGTGAATCTTGAGTCTAAAGACTGGGAAAAACGCAAACTCGCTTACGAAATCAATGATTTCCGCGAAGGTTTGTACCACATCGCAACTTTTGAAGCTGAAACAACTTCAGAAGCTTTGAGCGAATTTGACCGTCTTGCTAAGATCAATCTTGACATTCTTCGTCATATGATTGTTAAAGTTGAAGCTTAA
- a CDS encoding undecaprenyl-diphosphate phosphatase, which produces MDFIRAIILGIIEGITEWLPISSTGHLIIAEEFIRLNQSAAFKEMFDVVIQLGAILSVVVLYFHKLNPFNKLNPKDKQKTPREIQLTWRLWLKVLIAALPAAIIGLPLNDWLDAHFYHFVPVAFMLIIYGIAFIVIERQWVPHHEFSVFNIDRLPYRFALYIGLFQVLSLLPGTSRSGATIVGALLIGVSREVAAEFTFFLGIPVMFGASLVKIFHFFKNGNSLNLEQFSVLLLACLVAFGVSMLAIKFLMNYVKKHDFTFFGKYRIVLGAVLLVYAAVKAIVG; this is translated from the coding sequence ATGGACTTTATTCGTGCGATTATTTTAGGGATTATTGAGGGAATTACTGAATGGTTGCCTATTTCATCAACAGGTCATTTGATTATTGCTGAGGAATTTATTCGACTGAATCAATCCGCTGCATTTAAGGAAATGTTTGATGTAGTCATTCAACTTGGAGCGATTTTATCCGTTGTTGTTTTGTACTTTCATAAATTGAACCCTTTCAATAAGCTAAACCCTAAAGATAAGCAAAAAACACCGCGTGAAATACAATTGACCTGGCGTTTATGGTTGAAAGTTTTGATTGCTGCACTGCCTGCTGCGATTATTGGGTTACCTCTTAATGATTGGTTAGATGCACATTTTTATCACTTTGTACCTGTAGCTTTTATGTTAATCATTTATGGGATTGCTTTCATTGTTATCGAGCGTCAATGGGTACCTCATCATGAATTTAGTGTGTTTAATATTGACCGTCTTCCTTATCGATTTGCCTTATATATCGGGCTGTTTCAAGTTTTATCTCTTTTGCCTGGGACATCGCGGTCAGGAGCAACAATCGTTGGGGCACTGCTGATTGGAGTAAGCCGTGAAGTAGCCGCTGAGTTCACGTTTTTCTTAGGAATTCCAGTTATGTTTGGGGCCAGTCTTGTTAAAATCTTTCATTTTTTCAAGAATGGAAATTCGTTAAATCTTGAACAATTCAGCGTCTTACTATTGGCCTGTTTAGTCGCATTTGGTGTTTCAATGCTGGCGATTAAGTTCTTGATGAACTATGTTAAGAAACATGATTTCACATTCTTTGGGAAATATAGGATTGTACTAGGTGCAGTATTGCTCGTCTATGCTGCTGTTAAAGCTATTGTTGGATAA
- the dnaX gene encoding DNA polymerase III subunit gamma/tau produces MAYQALYRKYRSQRFDGMVGQEVVTTTLKNAIVNHQISHAYLFSGPRGTGKTSAAKIFAKAINCPNQVDGEPCNQCFICESITKGTLEDVIELDAASNNGVDEIREIRDKSTYAASTATYKVYIIDEVHMLSTGAFNALLKTLEEPTENVVFILATTELQKIPATIISRVQRFAFKAITTSDIRTHLAEILSDEQVEFAPEALDVIAKSAEGGMRDALSLLDQALSFSEGTLQEKDALLVTGSIANEALVSYIQALSVNDENKALEQLDYVFSEGKNMLRFTEDLLAHFRDMLLDKSVSTDRSRIFAWIDIAIESLKTIKETTQTKIAADVMTMRLSEVGKNLSVLTESQEISEDSSTHFEQEIQALKSEIAELKSQISNQNNTTQSSTLTETKKTVKNSSVNKNHINKDLVYKALSEATNDARKSVLSAWPELVASIGKPAERALLNNTAPVAASENFVVVTFPHSNLAKRVTENDDLQLTCGNLLSSITGFSPEIIALAESDWQSIRAEYVANLKAEKPQESQPEEPEHEDEGLAMAKELFGEKVVEIND; encoded by the coding sequence ATGGCTTATCAAGCTTTATATAGAAAATATCGCTCGCAGCGCTTTGATGGAATGGTTGGGCAAGAAGTGGTAACAACCACATTGAAAAATGCTATTGTCAATCATCAGATTTCTCATGCTTATCTTTTTAGTGGACCGCGCGGAACGGGGAAAACTTCAGCTGCAAAAATATTTGCTAAGGCAATTAACTGCCCCAATCAAGTGGACGGAGAACCTTGTAATCAATGCTTTATTTGTGAGTCAATCACAAAAGGAACGCTAGAAGATGTCATTGAGCTTGATGCTGCATCAAATAATGGGGTAGATGAAATTCGTGAGATTCGCGACAAATCGACATATGCTGCTTCTACTGCGACTTACAAAGTTTATATCATTGATGAAGTTCATATGCTCTCAACAGGGGCTTTTAATGCACTTTTGAAGACATTGGAAGAGCCTACGGAAAATGTTGTCTTTATTCTTGCAACAACAGAGTTGCAGAAAATTCCAGCAACGATTATTTCTCGTGTTCAGCGTTTTGCTTTCAAGGCGATTACGACAAGTGATATTAGAACTCATTTAGCTGAAATCTTGTCTGATGAACAAGTTGAGTTTGCACCTGAAGCATTGGATGTCATTGCTAAATCAGCCGAGGGCGGAATGCGTGATGCACTTTCGTTACTGGACCAAGCTCTGTCATTTTCTGAAGGCACTTTACAAGAGAAAGATGCACTGTTGGTAACAGGTTCTATTGCCAATGAGGCGCTTGTCAGCTATATTCAGGCTTTGTCAGTTAATGACGAAAATAAGGCTTTGGAGCAATTGGATTATGTTTTTTCTGAAGGAAAAAATATGTTGCGCTTCACCGAGGATTTATTAGCTCATTTTCGAGATATGTTGTTAGACAAGTCTGTCAGTACTGACAGAAGTCGAATTTTTGCATGGATTGATATTGCTATAGAGAGTTTAAAGACGATTAAAGAAACAACGCAGACCAAAATCGCAGCAGATGTGATGACAATGCGTTTGTCAGAAGTTGGAAAAAATCTGTCAGTACTGACAGAATCTCAAGAAATATCTGAAGATTCGTCAACTCACTTTGAACAAGAAATTCAAGCGTTAAAATCTGAGATTGCAGAGTTGAAAAGCCAGATTTCTAATCAAAATAATACAACACAATCAAGCACACTGACAGAAACCAAAAAAACAGTCAAAAATTCGTCAGTAAATAAAAATCATATTAATAAAGATTTAGTCTATAAAGCGCTATCTGAAGCAACAAATGATGCTAGAAAATCAGTCTTGTCAGCTTGGCCAGAACTTGTTGCAAGTATTGGGAAGCCAGCTGAACGAGCGCTGCTCAACAATACTGCACCAGTTGCAGCCTCTGAAAATTTTGTAGTTGTTACATTTCCGCACAGTAATCTTGCGAAGCGCGTGACAGAAAATGATGATTTACAACTGACTTGTGGTAATCTGCTAAGTTCAATTACGGGTTTCTCACCAGAAATTATTGCATTAGCGGAAAGTGATTGGCAGTCTATTCGGGCAGAATACGTCGCAAATCTTAAAGCTGAAAAACCTCAAGAAAGTCAACCAGAAGAGCCAGAACATGAAGATGAGGGTCTTGCAATGGCAAAAGAACTTTTTGGAGAAAAAGTTGTTGAAATTAATGATTAA
- a CDS encoding phosphotransferase: MSEIVDKFIADRFGITDGNSGQPVNPGNIGDTREFARELGYFLYQLHRLPAGEENSAPSFENNFAGSDLSFFESEFSMLLKQYQKIVPADLLQEKFERAANKPWGKDLVWVLGDFVPQNLRVTNGKLVDVVSADRAVIGDPACDLAVAWAIFDEKARKIFFSAAEADAATIERARIFALCWALKNYQSEDIDALIQSRDATTEILKDFNYSEQQDLY; the protein is encoded by the coding sequence ATGAGTGAAATTGTTGATAAATTTATTGCTGACAGATTTGGAATTACTGACGGAAACTCTGGACAACCAGTAAATCCAGGAAATATTGGTGATACTAGAGAGTTTGCTCGTGAATTGGGATATTTTTTGTATCAGTTACACAGGCTACCTGCTGGTGAAGAAAATAGCGCTCCAAGCTTTGAAAATAATTTTGCTGGTTCCGATTTGTCTTTTTTTGAGTCAGAGTTTTCGATGCTTTTGAAACAATATCAAAAAATTGTGCCTGCTGATTTGCTTCAGGAAAAATTTGAACGTGCAGCTAATAAACCTTGGGGCAAAGACTTAGTCTGGGTATTAGGAGATTTTGTTCCTCAAAATTTGCGTGTTACTAATGGAAAACTTGTTGATGTTGTCAGTGCTGACAGGGCTGTGATAGGTGACCCAGCTTGTGATTTAGCGGTAGCTTGGGCAATTTTTGATGAAAAAGCGCGTAAAATATTTTTCAGTGCAGCGGAAGCTGATGCTGCAACGATTGAACGTGCGAGAATTTTTGCACTTTGTTGGGCGTTAAAAAACTATCAGTCAGAAGATATTGACGCACTTATCCAATCTCGTGATGCAACAACAGAGATTCTCAAAGATTTTAATTATAGTGAGCAACAGGATTTATATTAG
- a CDS encoding GAF domain-containing protein has translation MNKQEKIDGYEMLNLQLKGLLSEQNYTISNLANASSLLWDFLPNQVYTGFYLYNGEKLILGPFQGSVSCVEITMGKGVCGESAEKCETMIVDDVKKHKNYISCDGRAMSEIVVPLVKSGKVVGVLDLDSSEVGFYDEIDEKYLEEFAEILCEMTDFKFFEVA, from the coding sequence ATGAATAAACAAGAAAAAATAGATGGTTATGAAATGCTGAATTTACAGCTAAAAGGACTCTTGAGTGAGCAGAATTATACGATTTCAAATTTAGCAAATGCGAGCAGTTTATTATGGGATTTTTTGCCAAATCAAGTTTATACGGGGTTTTATCTTTATAATGGTGAAAAACTAATTTTGGGACCTTTTCAAGGTTCGGTTTCTTGTGTTGAAATTACAATGGGTAAAGGTGTTTGTGGTGAGTCTGCCGAGAAATGTGAAACAATGATTGTTGATGATGTGAAAAAACATAAAAATTACATTTCTTGTGATGGGCGGGCGATGTCAGAAATTGTTGTACCACTTGTTAAAAGCGGAAAAGTTGTAGGTGTGCTTGATTTAGATAGCTCAGAAGTCGGTTTTTATGATGAGATTGATGAGAAGTATTTGGAAGAATTTGCAGAAATTTTATGTGAAATGACAGATTTTAAATTTTTCGAAGTTGCTTAA
- a CDS encoding chorismate mutase, which translates to MNLKDLRCEIDQIDEQITQLLEQRMNLVLDIAKTKKIQKIEVVDLSREQLVLDRIAQKVQNPEYRSTIVNTYQDIMKNSRAYQQDFLKENKKTD; encoded by the coding sequence ATGAACTTAAAAGACCTCAGATGTGAAATTGACCAAATAGACGAACAAATTACTCAACTTCTTGAACAGCGTATGAATCTTGTACTTGATATTGCTAAAACCAAGAAAATCCAAAAGATTGAAGTTGTTGATCTTTCACGTGAACAGCTTGTTCTTGACCGTATTGCACAAAAAGTGCAAAACCCCGAATATCGCTCCACGATTGTAAATACCTATCAAGATATTATGAAAAATTCTCGCGCCTATCAACAAGATTTTCTTAAAGAAAACAAAAAAACAGACTGA